GCTGCTTGGGAGAAGAACCTACGACATCTTCGCCGGCTACTGGCCGCAGCGCGGAACTTCGAACCCCATTGCCGAGAAGTTCAACTCCATGGACAAGTACGTCGTGTCCCGGACAATGGACGACGCCGGCTGGCAGGGGACGGCGGTCCTCCCGGAAGTTGAACAGGCAGCCGGTCTCAAGGGTAAGTATGAGGACATCCACGTTGTGGGCAGCGGTGCCCTCGCCGGGTCGCTGCTGGACTCCGGCATCCTCGATCGACTCAACCTCTTCATTTATCCCTTGACGTTGGGTACCGGCAAACGGATCTTCACGGCAGGAAGAAGTGTGCCGGCGGCTTTCACGTTGGCCGGGACACCGCAGGCCTTTCCTTCCGGGGTGCTCCGCGTGGTCTACGATCGCTCAGGTGCCCCAGTGACGGGGATTACTGCGGGGGAGTAGGTCGCTTTGCTGCTTCGGCCGCGGAACCGGGAAGCCGCGGTTTGGAGCAGGTCCAGAAAAACGCTGAAGCCGCCTCCTGGGAGCCGTCGGAGAAGGACCCGGAGGAGCTGGACCGGATCTTCCCGCGGATGCCGAAGGTGGCTTTGTTCTAAGCCTTTTGGCCGAGCGGCACCTTGGGTGCGCAGGAGGTCCCGGAACGGCGGCAACGAAAATCCCTCGCTCGCAGAGCTCGCCGGGATTATTAAAGCCGCCCTAACCCGGGCCCTCCGGCGATGGTGTACCCGACAGCATCCGGGATCAGGGATCGAAGCAACCGCAAACGTCGAGACCTCCCGCTGACGGTGTCGGTCAGGAAGTCTCCGAAATGATGACTCCATGGATTTTTACTATCCTTAATAAGGAGCCATCTCGTCGCGTGGCCGA
This genomic interval from Arthrobacter sunyaminii contains the following:
- a CDS encoding dihydrofolate reductase family protein codes for the protein MGTISLDLFMSIDGVYQGPGSADEDPSDGFTLGGWQAAYSDAESGRAIMAGINRMDALLLGRRTYDIFAGYWPQRGTSNPIAEKFNSMDKYVVSRTMDDAGWQGTAVLPEVEQAAGLKGKYEDIHVVGSGALAGSLLDSGILDRLNLFIYPLTLGTGKRIFTAGRSVPAAFTLAGTPQAFPSGVLRVVYDRSGAPVTGITAGE